The following coding sequences are from one Seonamhaeicola sp. ML3 window:
- a CDS encoding LacI family DNA-binding transcriptional regulator codes for MVTLKQLAKELNVSISTVSKALNNSEEIGEETVRRVKELAQLYNYKPNKVALSLKQNKTKTIGVIIPNILNHFLAKVLFGIEREAAKLGYNIITCISNESLEKEKESLQILDNGSVDGFILSVAEETQEKNEVDHFRQTINKGLPIVMFDRVAHDVMCDKVIVDDFDATYNATQRLMAENRKKIAFVSSIHGLSVGKLRERGYTKAILEAKKQEPLVLEIKKKDDHQKKIKSFLKKNKDIDGLISADSSAIIAINVAVNLGKKVPRDLSVVGFASRGDAGHAVPRLTTIRQHAKVIGANAAAMLIRRLENMHLNEDVKTKIIKTSLIKSKSTLEK; via the coding sequence ATGGTTACACTTAAACAGTTGGCTAAAGAATTAAATGTCTCGATTTCTACGGTTTCTAAAGCTTTGAACAATAGTGAGGAAATTGGTGAAGAAACAGTAAGGCGTGTTAAGGAATTGGCTCAACTTTATAACTATAAACCTAATAAAGTAGCACTTAGTTTAAAACAGAATAAAACTAAAACTATAGGGGTTATTATACCTAATATTCTAAATCACTTTTTAGCAAAAGTTCTTTTTGGAATAGAACGTGAAGCCGCTAAGTTGGGCTATAACATAATAACATGTATTTCTAATGAATCTCTAGAGAAGGAAAAAGAAAGTCTACAAATTTTGGACAATGGTAGTGTAGATGGCTTTATTCTCTCTGTAGCCGAAGAAACCCAAGAAAAAAATGAAGTTGATCATTTTCGTCAAACTATTAATAAAGGTTTGCCAATTGTAATGTTCGATAGAGTTGCTCATGATGTAATGTGCGATAAAGTAATTGTGGATGATTTCGATGCAACCTATAACGCCACACAAAGACTTATGGCAGAAAACCGTAAAAAAATTGCTTTCGTAAGTAGTATTCACGGATTGAGTGTAGGTAAACTTAGAGAACGTGGGTATACAAAGGCCATTTTAGAAGCAAAAAAACAGGAACCATTGGTTCTTGAAATTAAAAAAAAAGACGATCACCAAAAGAAAATCAAGTCTTTTCTAAAAAAGAATAAAGATATCGATGGGTTGATTTCGGCAGATAGTTCTGCCATAATAGCCATAAATGTTGCTGTAAATTTAGGTAAAAAAGTGCCAAGAGATTTATCTGTTGTGGGTTTTGCCAGTAGAGGGGATGCTGGTCATGCGGTTCCAAGACTAACTACTATAAGGCAACATGCAAAAGTTATTGGGGCTAATGCTGCCGCTATGCTTATTCGTAGATTAGAAAATATGCACTTAAACGAAGATGTAAAGACTAAGATTATAAAAACAAGTTTAATAAAATCTAAGTCAACTTTAGAGAAGTAA
- a CDS encoding TonB-dependent receptor → MKIKLSLLTVLLLNLIAYAQKGSIGGNITDYETGEPIPYATVIVKSSLKGASGIYGSISSESGDFLVKGLPNGSYRLEVSFIGFQTTKIKDIIISKENLNVNVGKVSIKAQSEALDAVTVKAQTKTSVTKIDRKIYNASDFETAKGGNAADLLNKLPSITVDPSGNISVRGTQDFMVYLNGKPTNINPSVLLAQIQSNDISKVDVITVPTARYDAQGKGGIINLTTKKNINQGFSVSVNGLFGGAPWANLTDTYSGHKLKDDRYGGGFNISYGKKNLTVYGGFNYNMRNVNGKRSGEARVFVDAPEGDFFHMNAKNGQRPEWYENYTSNAGLDIDLSKNKKLSLSYFYGKRNEGRAAYYIYNTFFADANQDNKDLSSELFMYNPNIDNRYGEYNTLNLDYSVQLENNANFKIAGAYESSKLSRALNNKNFFYNSREAVDNDIANNYTNAFQADDYSLSDNTPLKGLRFNADYEKEIDDFSAFGAGTQIQYTNIEGAFDFNNTLVTKNLDNTIDLTRTVYAGYIDYSAQIGKLSYILGLRAEYGDQTLENGTTDYVPIFGTDLQKNYTQKQLDLFPSAHFSYAFNDSNKLTMAGSRRINRASVTKLAPFLYRRHFEVYVVGDPELESEYLNNVEVTYDTSLGKNTISLTGFYRGTDNTVFRVNTVTTAIENPELNAILQEDVLIRSYTNAGNSTSLGGELNINIIPSSWAKLFIGGSLYNYQIKGEVFGFNVDQNSTNWSLKGNANFTISDKLRFNYDFSRISNTVTSQGQNDAFSVSNIALSYQPNTAWDIAIRGLDIFAQNNQGLDTNAFNAANQQIFYQETLYERNGPVFELGVTYALNTNQKKRKTKDFQGNKHFK, encoded by the coding sequence ATGAAAATCAAGCTTTCACTTCTTACAGTTTTATTACTAAACCTAATTGCCTATGCTCAAAAGGGAAGCATTGGTGGGAATATAACAGATTATGAGACTGGTGAACCTATACCTTATGCAACTGTAATAGTAAAGAGCAGCTTAAAAGGCGCGAGCGGCATATATGGTTCAATCTCCTCTGAAAGCGGAGACTTTTTGGTAAAAGGCTTACCGAACGGAAGTTATAGGCTTGAGGTTTCCTTTATTGGCTTTCAAACTACCAAAATAAAAGACATCATTATTTCAAAAGAAAATCTTAATGTAAATGTTGGGAAGGTTTCTATTAAAGCTCAAAGCGAAGCCTTAGATGCTGTTACTGTTAAGGCACAAACCAAAACATCTGTAACAAAAATCGATAGAAAGATTTACAATGCTAGTGACTTTGAAACTGCCAAAGGTGGAAATGCAGCCGATTTACTCAATAAACTACCTTCTATTACAGTAGATCCTAGCGGAAATATATCGGTAAGAGGCACTCAAGATTTCATGGTATACCTCAATGGAAAACCTACAAATATCAACCCATCGGTTTTGTTAGCTCAAATTCAATCGAACGATATAAGCAAAGTAGATGTCATTACGGTTCCCACGGCTAGATATGATGCACAAGGTAAAGGAGGAATCATAAACTTAACCACGAAAAAAAATATAAACCAAGGTTTTTCAGTATCAGTTAACGGATTATTTGGAGGTGCACCTTGGGCTAACCTTACAGATACCTACAGCGGCCATAAATTAAAAGATGATAGATACGGTGGAGGTTTTAATATATCCTACGGTAAAAAAAACCTAACTGTTTATGGGGGTTTTAATTATAACATGAGAAATGTAAATGGTAAACGCTCTGGAGAAGCTCGTGTTTTTGTTGATGCCCCAGAGGGTGACTTTTTTCATATGAATGCTAAAAACGGGCAACGCCCCGAGTGGTACGAAAACTATACCTCTAACGCTGGACTAGATATTGATTTATCGAAAAACAAAAAGCTATCGCTCTCCTATTTCTATGGTAAAAGAAACGAAGGAAGAGCTGCTTATTACATTTACAACACCTTCTTTGCAGATGCAAACCAAGATAATAAAGATTTAAGTTCAGAACTTTTCATGTATAACCCTAATATAGATAATAGATATGGGGAGTATAACACACTAAACCTGGACTATTCGGTACAGCTAGAAAATAATGCCAATTTTAAAATTGCTGGTGCCTATGAGAGCTCTAAACTAAGCAGGGCATTGAATAATAAAAACTTCTTTTACAATTCCAGAGAGGCGGTTGATAACGACATTGCCAACAATTACACGAATGCGTTCCAGGCCGATGACTATTCGCTTTCTGATAATACACCTTTAAAAGGCTTACGCTTTAACGCCGATTACGAAAAAGAAATTGATGACTTTAGCGCTTTTGGTGCCGGAACACAAATTCAGTATACAAATATTGAAGGTGCTTTTGATTTTAACAATACGCTAGTTACAAAGAATTTAGACAATACTATCGATTTAACAAGAACGGTTTACGCTGGCTACATAGATTATTCTGCCCAAATAGGTAAATTAAGCTATATACTGGGCTTGAGAGCAGAATACGGTGACCAAACCTTAGAAAATGGCACAACAGATTATGTGCCCATTTTTGGAACTGATTTGCAAAAGAACTATACACAAAAGCAATTAGACCTATTCCCTTCAGCTCATTTTAGCTACGCATTTAACGATTCCAATAAGTTGACTATGGCTGGAAGTAGAAGAATAAACAGAGCCTCTGTGACTAAACTTGCGCCTTTTTTATATCGCAGGCATTTCGAGGTCTATGTGGTAGGCGACCCAGAATTAGAGTCTGAATATTTAAATAATGTAGAAGTAACATACGACACCTCTCTAGGCAAAAACACCATAAGCTTAACGGGTTTTTATAGAGGTACCGATAATACCGTGTTTAGGGTAAATACTGTTACCACAGCTATTGAAAACCCAGAGTTAAATGCTATCTTACAGGAAGACGTTCTTATCCGTTCCTACACCAATGCTGGGAATTCAACGTCATTAGGAGGAGAGTTAAACATTAACATAATTCCTAGCTCTTGGGCTAAATTATTTATTGGTGGTTCTTTGTACAACTACCAAATAAAGGGGGAAGTTTTCGGCTTTAATGTAGACCAAAACAGCACCAACTGGTCGTTAAAAGGCAATGCGAATTTTACGATTTCAGATAAGCTAAGGTTCAATTATGATTTCAGTAGAATTTCTAATACGGTTACCTCACAAGGACAGAACGATGCTTTTTCGGTTTCTAATATTGCATTGAGTTATCAACCAAATACTGCTTGGGATATCGCCATTAGAGGATTAGATATTTTTGCGCAAAACAATCAAGGTTTAGACACCAATGCTTTTAATGCCGCCAACCAACAGATTTTCTATCAAGAAACCTTATACGAAAGAAACGGACCAGTATTTGAACTTGGGGTTACCTACGCTTTAAACACAAACCAAAAAAAGAGAAAAACTAAAGATTTTCAAGGCAACAAACACTTCAAATAA
- a CDS encoding DUF58 domain-containing protein has translation MDLRQELNKTEGFNNLGLLAKQVVEGFIAGMHKSPFHGFSSEFAEHKIYNRGESTRHIDWKLFAKTDKLYTKRYDDETNLRCHIIIDNSSSMHYPVIKDFSINHLNKIAFSALATAALMQMLKRQRDAVGLSIYSDSYDFYAMEKGSERHHQMLLKALSETVISKPKNKKTETYTYLHEIAEKIHKRSMIFLFTDMFQTNEDDSKLFEALRHLKYNKHEVILFHVIDKEKEYHFDFDNTPKRFVDVETGAYINLYADTIKENYSKQVDTYFTALKLKCAQYKIKYVEADINNSFNDILTTYMVERQKFA, from the coding sequence ATGGATTTAAGACAGGAACTCAATAAAACTGAAGGATTTAATAATTTAGGGCTACTAGCAAAGCAGGTGGTCGAAGGTTTCATTGCAGGAATGCATAAGAGTCCGTTTCATGGGTTTTCATCAGAATTTGCAGAGCATAAAATATACAATCGAGGAGAAAGCACACGACATATAGATTGGAAGTTGTTTGCCAAAACCGATAAGCTATATACAAAACGGTATGATGATGAAACCAACTTACGTTGTCATATTATTATTGATAATAGTAGCTCAATGCATTATCCGGTAATTAAGGATTTCTCGATAAATCATCTTAACAAAATTGCATTTTCAGCTCTGGCAACTGCCGCACTTATGCAAATGCTAAAAAGGCAACGTGATGCCGTAGGCTTGAGTATTTACAGTGACTCTTACGACTTTTATGCGATGGAAAAGGGTAGTGAGCGGCATCATCAAATGTTGTTGAAAGCGTTGAGTGAAACAGTCATTTCTAAACCTAAAAACAAGAAAACAGAAACGTATACCTATTTGCATGAAATTGCCGAAAAGATTCATAAGCGTTCCATGATTTTCCTGTTTACCGATATGTTTCAAACCAATGAAGACGATTCAAAGCTTTTTGAAGCGCTTCGCCATTTAAAATACAATAAACATGAGGTTATTCTTTTTCATGTTATTGACAAGGAAAAGGAATATCATTTTGATTTTGATAACACGCCAAAACGGTTTGTTGATGTAGAAACAGGAGCGTATATTAATTTGTATGCCGATACCATAAAAGAAAATTACAGTAAACAGGTTGATACCTATTTCACAGCACTAAAATTAAAATGTGCCCAGTATAAAATTAAATATGTAGAAGCAGATATAAACAATAGCTTTAATGACATATTAACGACGTATATGGTAGAGCGCCAGAAGTTTGCGTAA
- a CDS encoding PspC domain-containing protein, whose translation MNFKKNKTNMILGVSEWVSTKLGWKASHIRIAFVVSVLLFGFGVGLYLILWIVKLLSK comes from the coding sequence ATTAATTTTAAGAAAAATAAAACAAATATGATTTTAGGAGTTTCGGAATGGGTAAGTACTAAATTAGGGTGGAAAGCATCCCACATTCGTATAGCCTTTGTAGTTTCTGTGCTACTTTTTGGTTTTGGTGTTGGACTATACCTAATCCTATGGATAGTGAAGTTGTTGTCTAAGTAA
- a CDS encoding sensor histidine kinase, translating into MKFILSSIFIFLFINLSQAQRINDLEKVDSIQRIIADTSIKDSTLLADAHYKVGEIYRYNFLGDSAYYHYQKAEKLYKGTRDKFKTAITLYGIAVIQCNEKDFTGCEVTSIEAISLLESLKETNEVQKYKSFIYNNLGLAFGQLEQYEESVEYYEKAIELKKKLRGNNKATLVNSKNNLALSYKKSGRYDLALEEYSEILGDKNLLVDRPEVYALVLDNYAHTLYLSNQREQLPDLYLNALRITDSISPKGYNSIIINQHLAEYYNDVGMKDSAKFYAYSAKDIAQNYHNDDYLISLFLLSKIEEGDIAAKHLKDYVKLSDSLLKVERRVRNKFARIRYETDQIEQENIRISKERMWLLIISVVVIMTSFLLYLVIMQRNKNKELKFIQKQQEANEEIYNLMLSQNESIEEARTLEKKRISEELHDGVLGRLFGTRLSLDSLNFNNSEEAIKTRGQYIEQLKDIEQDIRKVSHELNTDFVSGAGFIDIIKTLLDTQTQVYGLKSLLQYDESIIWEDLSNKKKIHIYRIIQETLHNIHKHANASNVDISFKLKNNVIWLIIIDDGSGFNVNKTRSGIGLKNINSRINEINGTLAISSQINVGTTVTIEVPIP; encoded by the coding sequence TTGAAATTTATACTCTCATCCATTTTCATTTTCCTATTCATTAATTTATCCCAAGCTCAGAGGATAAATGATTTAGAAAAAGTAGATTCTATTCAAAGAATAATTGCTGATACTTCTATAAAAGATTCTACTTTGTTGGCAGATGCCCATTATAAAGTTGGTGAAATTTACAGGTATAATTTTTTAGGCGATAGTGCATACTACCATTACCAAAAAGCTGAAAAACTATACAAAGGCACAAGAGATAAATTTAAGACAGCAATTACACTTTATGGAATAGCCGTAATTCAATGTAATGAAAAAGATTTTACAGGTTGTGAGGTTACTTCTATTGAAGCTATATCATTACTCGAATCACTAAAGGAAACTAATGAGGTGCAAAAGTATAAATCGTTTATATACAATAACCTTGGATTAGCTTTCGGTCAGCTGGAACAATATGAAGAATCAGTTGAATATTACGAGAAGGCTATAGAGTTAAAGAAAAAGCTAAGAGGAAATAATAAAGCTACGCTCGTTAACTCAAAAAATAATTTGGCATTATCCTATAAGAAATCTGGTAGATATGATTTAGCTCTTGAGGAATATAGTGAAATATTAGGAGATAAGAACTTACTTGTAGATAGACCAGAAGTATATGCACTAGTTTTAGATAATTATGCACATACTTTGTATCTCTCTAACCAAAGGGAACAGTTGCCCGATTTATATTTAAACGCCCTTAGAATTACAGATAGCATAAGTCCAAAGGGATACAATTCTATTATTATAAATCAACATTTAGCAGAGTATTATAATGATGTTGGTATGAAAGATTCGGCTAAGTTTTATGCTTATTCTGCAAAAGATATAGCTCAAAACTATCATAATGATGATTACCTGATTTCACTTTTTTTACTGTCTAAAATAGAAGAAGGAGATATTGCCGCAAAGCATTTGAAGGATTATGTAAAACTGAGCGATAGTTTACTCAAAGTTGAACGAAGGGTAAGAAATAAGTTTGCTAGAATTAGATATGAAACGGATCAAATTGAACAAGAAAATATAAGGATTTCCAAAGAGCGAATGTGGTTGCTTATAATTTCTGTTGTTGTGATTATGACATCATTTTTGTTGTATTTGGTAATTATGCAGAGAAATAAAAACAAAGAGTTGAAATTTATTCAAAAGCAACAAGAGGCCAATGAGGAAATTTATAACCTTATGTTATCTCAAAATGAAAGTATAGAAGAAGCAAGAACACTAGAAAAGAAAAGAATATCAGAAGAATTGCATGATGGTGTATTGGGACGATTATTTGGTACCCGATTAAGTTTAGATAGTTTAAATTTCAACAATTCTGAAGAAGCCATTAAAACCCGCGGACAGTACATTGAACAGCTCAAGGATATAGAGCAGGATATTAGAAAGGTTTCCCACGAATTAAATACCGATTTTGTTTCTGGTGCAGGGTTTATTGACATTATAAAAACTTTACTCGATACACAAACACAGGTTTATGGACTTAAAAGTTTATTGCAATACGATGAATCTATAATATGGGAGGATTTATCCAATAAAAAGAAAATTCACATCTACAGAATTATACAGGAAACACTCCATAACATACACAAGCATGCTAATGCTTCTAACGTAGACATTAGTTTTAAATTAAAAAATAACGTAATTTGGTTAATTATCATCGATGATGGTTCTGGCTTTAATGTTAATAAGACAAGATCTGGCATAGGTTTAAAAAATATTAACTCAAGAATCAATGAAATAAACGGAACTCTCGCTATATCATCTCAGATAAATGTTGGTACAACGGTTACAATTGAAGTGCCAATACCCTAA
- a CDS encoding DNA/RNA non-specific endonuclease, translating into MNHPNLKRETRYGLPEADQILYNRHYVLGYSYYFRQAKWALEIVDPDFTNVARKDHFRSDYRIPEKFRADKEVYVNSGFDRGHLVASANQIETKIQNSETFLLSNMCPQVPEFNSGVWKRLEEAVRHLDSDEKVFETYVISGPLFYFDQEVIMMGDDDPNIKVSLPIPHAFFKSVLTERNTGTIYMWSFIIPNEKTNAPLEDFLVETSKVEKVSGLFLWETLKGTKIMGKKNKIKKMWKL; encoded by the coding sequence ATGAACCACCCAAATTTAAAACGGGAAACCAGATATGGTTTGCCAGAAGCAGACCAAATTCTTTATAATAGGCATTATGTTTTAGGCTACTCTTACTATTTTAGACAGGCTAAGTGGGCACTCGAAATTGTAGATCCAGACTTTACTAATGTCGCAAGGAAAGACCATTTTCGCTCAGATTATAGGATACCAGAGAAGTTTAGGGCCGATAAGGAAGTCTATGTTAATTCTGGTTTTGATAGAGGGCATTTAGTGGCTAGTGCCAATCAAATTGAAACTAAAATTCAGAATAGTGAAACTTTTTTACTCTCTAATATGTGTCCGCAAGTTCCTGAGTTTAATAGCGGTGTTTGGAAGCGCCTCGAGGAAGCTGTAAGGCATTTAGATAGTGATGAAAAGGTGTTTGAAACGTATGTGATTTCTGGACCATTGTTCTACTTCGACCAAGAGGTTATTATGATGGGTGATGACGATCCCAATATTAAAGTATCGCTTCCCATTCCACATGCTTTTTTTAAGTCGGTGCTTACAGAGCGAAATACAGGAACTATTTATATGTGGTCGTTTATTATTCCCAACGAAAAGACTAATGCACCGCTTGAAGACTTTTTAGTAGAGACCTCTAAAGTCGAAAAAGTCTCAGGTTTATTTTTATGGGAAACCCTAAAGGGAACTAAAATTATGGGTAAAAAGAATAAAATTAAAAAGATGTGGAAGCTATAA
- a CDS encoding RND family transporter: MINYLIKYRLVTLAIVLGLLFLSLKQISSIQINADISHFFPTEDPDYAFYENVNSKLQNDEYLLLLGINNKDSVLSTNFLKNVRDLSDSIAQLSHVKKVTGLHNISYPEKTLFGIMRLPYVDFSDPNDIRFNKIRALKNYEITQNFMTRNLGALFLWVEINDEINEADLEELIAKINTTKEAYHDLEIYSWGRKFIDLTFKEFLEKEIEVLGVWMLVFLVISLLLIFRKPLALVFPVFLILSVLLLFVGGMAFMERPLGTLSNVFPTIILIVGISDVIHMCIRYNLETGVKQEPSKKAIKITLKEIGWTTFVTSLTTALGFFILGISPMRALKSFGIESGFVVLLTYILTIVLLPSFFLMFKNRELFEIRPVYNKLWSYTYDGVMTLIRRPKAVIITYAILLVFAIVGILNINTNSSQYAIPQNSSLYEDYAFFDKHFGGSRTFELILTSTGEERLGEINNLVLLNRVHDYFSNNEYLNSVKSPITYYRAALKAMGTREYSNFETALTDKKLRKIEKQFKATGVNTFLFDTERTIFKFNTQIKDVGRNEINEINNTVLQDVNEIIGDAPIAARISGLDHLLDRSQELSIANMIIGLLIAILMVGFIMGVIFKSLRLTFLALILNVIPLVLSAGILGFTNLELRGEITLMFTVGFVIAVDDTIHFLSKFQVERKKGNGLRSSIENALSESGKAILATSIVLIGGFFILLNSNSIEIFTLGLIVGLMCLITLTVDLVLAPVLILSWFKKHL, encoded by the coding sequence ATGATCAATTATTTGATAAAATATAGGTTAGTGACTCTGGCCATCGTCCTTGGGCTTTTGTTTTTATCACTAAAGCAGATTAGCTCAATACAAATAAACGCCGATATTTCTCATTTTTTTCCTACCGAAGACCCAGATTATGCGTTTTATGAAAATGTAAACTCAAAGTTGCAAAACGATGAGTACCTGTTGTTGTTAGGTATTAACAATAAAGATTCTGTTTTAAGTACCAATTTTCTAAAAAATGTTCGAGACTTATCCGATAGTATAGCACAATTAAGCCATGTGAAAAAAGTAACAGGATTACACAATATATCCTATCCTGAAAAAACCTTATTTGGTATTATGCGCCTGCCTTACGTAGATTTTAGTGATCCTAATGATATAAGATTCAATAAGATTAGAGCCCTGAAAAACTATGAAATCACCCAAAATTTCATGACTCGAAATTTGGGAGCCTTATTTCTTTGGGTGGAGATTAACGATGAGATAAATGAAGCCGATTTAGAGGAACTGATTGCCAAAATCAATACAACAAAAGAAGCGTATCATGATTTAGAAATATATAGCTGGGGTAGAAAATTTATTGATTTAACATTTAAAGAGTTCCTTGAAAAGGAAATTGAAGTGCTTGGTGTTTGGATGCTGGTTTTTTTGGTGATTTCTTTATTGCTTATTTTTAGAAAACCATTGGCCCTTGTATTTCCTGTTTTTTTAATCCTCTCGGTGTTACTGCTTTTTGTTGGAGGTATGGCTTTTATGGAGAGACCACTGGGAACCCTATCAAATGTCTTTCCTACCATAATTCTAATAGTTGGTATTTCAGATGTAATACACATGTGTATACGGTATAATTTAGAAACAGGTGTTAAACAAGAGCCATCTAAAAAAGCGATAAAGATTACACTTAAAGAAATTGGATGGACAACTTTTGTAACCTCGTTGACCACGGCTTTAGGGTTCTTCATTTTAGGGATTTCTCCCATGCGAGCTTTAAAGAGCTTTGGTATAGAATCGGGGTTTGTTGTTTTGCTCACTTACATCCTAACAATTGTTTTGTTGCCCAGTTTCTTTTTAATGTTCAAGAATAGAGAGCTCTTCGAAATAAGACCTGTCTACAATAAGTTATGGTCTTATACCTATGATGGTGTAATGACATTAATACGTCGACCAAAAGCTGTAATTATTACGTATGCTATTTTATTAGTATTTGCTATTGTGGGTATTCTTAATATTAATACTAACAGTAGCCAATATGCCATTCCTCAAAATAGCAGTCTTTACGAAGATTATGCTTTTTTTGATAAACATTTTGGAGGATCTAGAACCTTTGAGCTTATTCTTACTTCGACCGGAGAAGAGCGCTTAGGAGAAATCAACAACTTGGTACTGTTAAATAGAGTTCATGACTATTTTAGTAACAATGAGTACCTTAATTCTGTAAAATCCCCTATCACTTATTACAGGGCAGCCCTGAAAGCCATGGGGACAAGGGAATATTCAAATTTTGAAACTGCACTTACCGATAAAAAGCTCAGAAAAATAGAAAAGCAATTCAAGGCTACGGGGGTTAATACCTTTTTATTCGATACCGAAAGGACAATTTTTAAATTTAATACACAGATCAAAGATGTAGGAAGGAATGAAATTAATGAGATTAATAATACCGTATTGCAAGATGTAAATGAGATTATTGGTGACGCGCCAATAGCGGCAAGAATATCTGGATTGGACCATTTGCTTGATAGGTCTCAAGAACTAAGTATAGCAAATATGATTATTGGCCTACTAATCGCAATTTTGATGGTTGGATTTATTATGGGTGTGATTTTTAAAAGTTTAAGGTTAACTTTTTTAGCTTTAATATTGAATGTTATCCCATTAGTTTTATCTGCAGGAATTTTAGGTTTTACCAATTTGGAATTACGGGGAGAAATCACTTTAATGTTTACCGTTGGATTTGTTATTGCAGTAGATGACACCATACACTTTTTAAGTAAGTTTCAAGTTGAGAGAAAAAAGGGAAATGGTTTGAGAAGTTCAATAGAGAACGCGCTCTCAGAGTCGGGTAAGGCTATCTTAGCAACGAGCATTGTATTGATAGGAGGCTTTTTTATTTTGCTCAATTCAAATTCAATCGAAATTTTTACTTTAGGTCTCATCGTTGGGTTAATGTGCTTAATAACCTTAACGGTGGATCTTGTGCTTGCCCCTGTGTTAATACTTAGTTGGTTTAAAAAACATCTTTAA
- a CDS encoding ClpP family protease, translating to MSKKGKVQDAIEAKQLEERKVFLWGQVDDHSAKHVIDRLMYLDAIEQSDIQLYINSPGGYVTSGFAIYDCIKSLKSDVSTICTGFAASMGSIILSVGAKGKRFIQPHARVMIHQPSGGARGQASDIEITAKEILLTKELSAQILADNCGQTFEKVMKDFNRDHWMGADESVEYGIVDGVLAP from the coding sequence ATGAGTAAAAAAGGAAAAGTACAAGATGCTATAGAAGCTAAGCAACTAGAAGAACGAAAAGTGTTTTTATGGGGACAGGTTGATGATCATTCTGCCAAGCATGTTATAGATCGTTTAATGTACCTAGACGCTATAGAACAGTCTGATATTCAATTATATATTAATAGTCCAGGAGGATACGTAACCTCTGGTTTTGCGATTTACGATTGTATTAAATCCCTAAAGAGCGATGTGTCTACCATTTGTACAGGTTTTGCCGCTTCTATGGGGTCTATTATTCTGTCTGTAGGAGCAAAAGGAAAGCGCTTTATTCAACCGCATGCTCGTGTAATGATTCACCAGCCAAGTGGCGGAGCAAGAGGGCAAGCAAGTGATATAGAAATCACGGCTAAAGAAATTCTTTTAACCAAAGAGTTAAGTGCTCAAATTTTAGCTGATAATTGTGGCCAAACTTTCGAAAAGGTAATGAAAGATTTTAATAGAGATCATTGGATGGGTGCCGATGAGTCTGTTGAATATGGCATTGTTGACGGAGTATTAGCCCCTTAA
- a CDS encoding HAD family hydrolase has protein sequence MDFSKVKLVVTDMDGTLLNDQGIVSSKFFNQFPKLKALNVHFVAASGRQFQSIANKLNPIKDQISIIAENGGIMQCNNQIDVLLKLSRQNVLKSVETLRTVENCYTVLCGAKSAYIETKDAFFIDKFKEYYNAYKIVDDLTTIEDDDILKIAVYHAESSEKFIFPHTKHLANELELTVSSQNWLDISHPEANKGYALKKLQKKMGVTKEETLVFGDYNNDIEMLQLADFSYAMENAHPNVKQTARFVTKSNNEDGVEVILDELIYQK, from the coding sequence ATGGATTTTTCAAAAGTAAAATTAGTAGTTACAGATATGGACGGCACCTTGCTAAATGACCAAGGCATAGTGAGCTCTAAATTTTTTAATCAATTTCCAAAACTGAAAGCATTAAACGTTCACTTTGTTGCTGCTAGTGGCAGACAATTTCAAAGTATTGCCAATAAACTAAACCCCATAAAAGACCAAATCTCCATAATTGCCGAAAATGGCGGTATTATGCAGTGTAATAATCAAATTGATGTTTTACTTAAACTCTCTAGACAAAACGTTTTAAAGTCTGTTGAAACCTTAAGAACAGTCGAGAACTGTTATACTGTTTTATGCGGTGCCAAGTCTGCTTACATTGAAACGAAAGATGCTTTTTTTATTGATAAGTTCAAGGAATATTACAATGCCTATAAAATTGTGGATGACTTAACAACAATTGAAGATGATGATATTTTAAAAATTGCTGTTTATCATGCAGAGTCTTCAGAAAAATTTATTTTTCCACACACTAAACATCTAGCAAATGAACTAGAACTCACGGTATCTTCACAAAATTGGCTGGACATCTCTCATCCTGAAGCAAATAAAGGCTATGCCTTAAAAAAACTTCAAAAGAAGATGGGTGTTACAAAAGAAGAAACTTTAGTCTTTGGCGATTACAATAACGATATTGAAATGTTACAATTGGCAGACTTTAGCTATGCCATGGAAAATGCACACCCTAACGTTAAACAAACGGCCCGCTTTGTAACTAAAAGTAATAATGAAGATGGTGTGGAAGTTATTTTAGATGAGTTAATCTACCAGAAATAA